The Thunnus albacares chromosome 21, fThuAlb1.1, whole genome shotgun sequence genome window below encodes:
- the rbbp8 gene encoding DNA endonuclease RBBP8 isoform X1: MSSPSLSSRTPKPDLFEDLWRQLGECHQNALQELEEKVNKLKKERCLDAQRLEVFYKRNQQLKEQNKTLQDAVSLFEERLRAGECDRCAILEENLKNSQDQNERLITKLKHERNGLEDENRKLHAELLKLKMTRSGPQRASSPEQEEGIIPDSPILPSSLPVANKLKKRKNLDKSKHVRYAEIPLPQSNNSLFSDLNKEPVDPKNPGRAEVLVPNTCELDTSQILKDDIMEEAIAETCGLELLNKPYMNTETTEVQQSSSTSPWKCDVRLKPYRSSSSASTLIHSPDSTTVRSPSLLPRAKRFPEEASICKAKRKKDSDPEVWEEDKQGIQRSIDKQKEDQHVEPEPVKRTSAPLSSQSFKKEPSVCKVQSAQNGTFSERPNISCASPTFKKPNGNVRERANQRRNPLQDLNNVQHDAEDAERKHKVEPMWSIDPALALSMYDSEWREDEQKEEQYTHGQLVDSDCTWVSHSLLQNRGEDSQDREDGGLGEKANDSLEQMFDTTAYGEYKSFSSSHVGKSQPCDDDDDEEEEEEEEEEEDDNDDAPGSTPGHRKGHKARPTYAHVVVVRKKDERRKLKGTTCKECEVYYAHLPEEEKQKKLSECSRHRFLYIPPSTPENFWEVGFPSTQTCIERGYIKEEKNPQARSRRRQPFNALFSPKKNQQES, encoded by the exons ATGAGCAGCCCGAGCCTGAGCAGCAGGACACCCAAACCAGACCTCTTTGAGGATTTATGGAGGCAACTCGGAGAGTGCCACCAAAATGCACTTCAAG aactgGAGGAAAAAGTGAACAAGTTGAAAAAGGAGCGCTGTTT agATGCACAGAGACTTGAGGTATTTTACAAGCGCAACCAGCAGCTGAAGGAGCAAAACAAAACCCTGCAGGATGCCGTCAGTCTCTTTGAGGAAAG GCTCCGAGCAGGAGAGTGTGACCGATGTGCCATCTTAGAGGAGAACTTGAAAAACAGCCAAGATCAGAACGAGCGCCTCATCACCAAACTGA AGCATGAAAGAAACGGCCTTGaggatgaaaacagaaaacttcaTGCTGAGCTGCTAAAGTTAAAGATGACCCG CTCAGGACCCCAAAGGGCCTCATCCCCAGAACAGGAAGAGGGCATCATCCCAGACTCACCGATCCTGCCGAGTTCGCTGCCTGTGgcaaacaaactgaagaaacGAAAAAATCTCGACAAAAGCAAGCACGTTCGCTACGCAGAGATACCTCTACCACAGTCTAACAACTCACTCTTCAGTG ACCTGAATAAGGAGCCGGTTGATCCAAAGAATCCTGGAAGAGCAGAAGTGCTTGTACCCAATACATGTGAATTGGACACATCCCAGATTTTAA AAGACGACATTATGGAAGAGGCGATAGCAGAAACCTGTGGCCTAGAACTTCTTAACAAGCCTTACATG AACACTGAGACAACTGAAGTTCAGCAAAGCAGCTCAACATCTCCCTGGAAGTGTGATGTTCGTTTAAA GCCTTaccgctcctcctcctctgcatccaCACTGATCCACAGTCCAGACTCGACCACAGTGAGGTCCCCGTCTCTGCTCCCTCGTGCCAAACGCTTCCCAGAAGAGGCCTCCATTTGCAAAGCCAAACGGAAGAAGGACAGTGACCCAGAGGTGTGGGAGGAGGACAAACAAGGAATCCAGAGAAGTATAGACAAACAGAAGGAAGACCAGCACGTAGAACCTGAACCAGTCAAAAGAACCTCCGCACCTTTAAGCAGTCAAAGCTTCAAGAAGGAGCCATCTGTCTGCAAG GTTCAGTCAGCACAGAATGGCACTTTCAGCGAAAGGCCAAACATTTCCTGTGCAAGTCCTACTTTCAAGAAGCCAAATGGGAACGTTAGAGAACGAGCGAACCAGAGAAGAAACCCACTGCAGGATCTGAACAACGTACAACATGATGCAGAAGATG CTGAAAGAAAGCACAAAGTGGAGCCCATGTGGAGCATCGACCCCGCGCTCGCCCTGTCCATGTACGACAGTGAGTGGAGAGAAGACGAG CAAAAGGAAGAGCAATACACTCACGGGCAGTTAGTAGATTCAGACTGCACTTGGGTCAGCCACAGCTTACTCCAGAATCGGGGAGAAGACAGCCAGGACAGAGAAGATGGAG GGCTAGGCGAGAAGGCAAATGACAGTTTGGAACAAATGTTTGACACCACAGCCTACGGGGAGTACAAATCTTTCAGCAGTTCACACGTAGGCAAGAGCCAGccatgtgatgatgatgatgatgaggaggaggaggaggaggaagaagaggaggaggacgacaACGATG ATGCTCCAGGGAGCACTCCAGGTCACAGGAAAGGGCACAAAGCACG ACCAACATATGCACATGTGGTGGTAGTTCGCAAGAAAGATGAGAGAAGGAAACTGAAGGGAACTACCTGCAAGGAATGTGAAGTT TATTACGCTCATCTcccagaggaggagaaacagaagaagttGTCGGAATGCTCAAGGCACCGTTTTCTTTATATTCCTCCTTCCACTCCTGAAAACTTCTGGGAAGTTGGTTTTCCGTCAACTCAAACATGCATCGAAAGAG GTTATATCAAGGAAGAGAAGAATCCACAGGCGCGTTCCCGGAGAAGACAACCTTTCAATGCTTTATTCTCCCCAAAGAAAAACCAGCAGGAGAGCTAA
- the LOC122972826 gene encoding transmembrane protein 241 isoform X1 — translation MQWKRYITGFAFSFVFVVSYFTNKFVLSVLKFTYPTLFQGWQTFIGAVLLLLSGKLGWVEMSRITRSAALSWLPGSLLFVGNIYAGSRALSRIDIPLFFTLQNSSHVVSYVILKVVHREKTQWLKLISICLMLLSAINLPLYDPQVDHSGYLWAVGHLFCVGAYRVFQIHYKSSNLSDLEQQCINYLFSVLLLAVAAHPTGDLMGALEFPSLQSHTFHCGCCASALLGFLLLLTTVKLKSGLSLEHFAVWIFLSKVTAMSLSPLVFYTEINAPSLICVVISHVGEALLVYSEREAQL, via the exons ATGCAGTGGAAAAGATACATCACTGGTTTTGCGTTTAGCTTCGTTTTCGTTGTATCCTATTTCACGAATAAG tttgtcttgtCTGTGTTGAAATTCACCTATCCAACCTTATTTCAAGG ATGGCAGACATTTATCGGCGCTGTCCTGCTTCTACTCTCTGGAAAGCTGGGATGGGTGGAAATGAGCCGCATCACCAg ATCAGCTGCTCTTTCCTGGCTTCCAGGCTCCCTCCTGTTTGTGGGAAACATATATGCTGGTTCCAGGGCCTTATCACGCATA GACATTCCTCTCTTCTTCACTCTTCAGAATTCCTCTCATGTTGTCAGTTACGTAATCCTGAAGGTTGTCCACAGAGAG AAGACGCAGTGGCTGAAATTGATCAG CATATGTCTCATGCTGCTTTCAGCCATCAACCTTCCCCTCTATGATCCTCAG GTCGACCATAGCGGTTACCTGTGGGCTGTTGGTCATCTGTTCTGTGTTG gtGCATACAGAGTGTTTCAAATTCACTACAAATCCAGTAATTTGAG tGACCTTGAGCAGCAGTGCATTAACTATTTGTTCAG TGTACTGCTGCTGGCCGTCGCTGCTCACCCAACAG GTGACCTCATGGGTGCCTTGGAGTTTCCCTCCCTTCAGTCCCACACATTTCACTGTGGTTGCTGCGCCAG TGCTTTGCTGgggtttttgttgctgttgacCACAGTCAAACTAAAAAGTGGATTATCTCTCGAGCACTTTGCAGTGTGGATTTTTTTGTCTAAG GTTACTGCCATGTCCCTCTCTCCATTAGTTTTCTACACAGAGATTAATGCTCCATCTCTCATATG TGTGGTCATCAGCCATGTTGGAGAAGCCCTGCTGGTGTACTCAGAGAGAGAAGCTCAGTTGTAA
- the LOC122972826 gene encoding transmembrane protein 241 isoform X2 produces the protein MFPLQCVGRSTCSGKDTSLVLRLASFSLYPISRIRWQTFIGAVLLLLSGKLGWVEMSRITRSAALSWLPGSLLFVGNIYAGSRALSRIDIPLFFTLQNSSHVVSYVILKVVHREKTQWLKLISICLMLLSAINLPLYDPQVDHSGYLWAVGHLFCVGAYRVFQIHYKSSNLSDLEQQCINYLFSVLLLAVAAHPTGDLMGALEFPSLQSHTFHCGCCASALLGFLLLLTTVKLKSGLSLEHFAVWIFLSKVTAMSLSPLVFYTEINAPSLICVVISHVGEALLVYSEREAQL, from the exons ATGTTCCCGCTGCAGTGTGTCGGCAGGTCAACATGCAGTGGAAAAGATACATCACTGGTTTTGCGTTTAGCTTCGTTTTCGTTGTATCCTATTTCACGAATAAG ATGGCAGACATTTATCGGCGCTGTCCTGCTTCTACTCTCTGGAAAGCTGGGATGGGTGGAAATGAGCCGCATCACCAg ATCAGCTGCTCTTTCCTGGCTTCCAGGCTCCCTCCTGTTTGTGGGAAACATATATGCTGGTTCCAGGGCCTTATCACGCATA GACATTCCTCTCTTCTTCACTCTTCAGAATTCCTCTCATGTTGTCAGTTACGTAATCCTGAAGGTTGTCCACAGAGAG AAGACGCAGTGGCTGAAATTGATCAG CATATGTCTCATGCTGCTTTCAGCCATCAACCTTCCCCTCTATGATCCTCAG GTCGACCATAGCGGTTACCTGTGGGCTGTTGGTCATCTGTTCTGTGTTG gtGCATACAGAGTGTTTCAAATTCACTACAAATCCAGTAATTTGAG tGACCTTGAGCAGCAGTGCATTAACTATTTGTTCAG TGTACTGCTGCTGGCCGTCGCTGCTCACCCAACAG GTGACCTCATGGGTGCCTTGGAGTTTCCCTCCCTTCAGTCCCACACATTTCACTGTGGTTGCTGCGCCAG TGCTTTGCTGgggtttttgttgctgttgacCACAGTCAAACTAAAAAGTGGATTATCTCTCGAGCACTTTGCAGTGTGGATTTTTTTGTCTAAG GTTACTGCCATGTCCCTCTCTCCATTAGTTTTCTACACAGAGATTAATGCTCCATCTCTCATATG TGTGGTCATCAGCCATGTTGGAGAAGCCCTGCTGGTGTACTCAGAGAGAGAAGCTCAGTTGTAA
- the rbbp8 gene encoding DNA endonuclease RBBP8 isoform X2: MSSPSLSSRTPKPDLFEDLWRQLGECHQNALQELEEKVNKLKKERCLDAQRLEVFYKRNQQLKEQNKTLQDAVSLFEERLRAGECDRCAILEENLKNSQDQNERLITKLKHERNGLEDENRKLHAELLKLKMTRSGPQRASSPEQEEGIIPDSPILPSSLPVANKLKKRKNLDKSKHVRYAEIPLPQSNNSLFSDLNKEPVDPKNPGRAEVLVPNTCELDTSQILNDIMEEAIAETCGLELLNKPYMNTETTEVQQSSSTSPWKCDVRLKPYRSSSSASTLIHSPDSTTVRSPSLLPRAKRFPEEASICKAKRKKDSDPEVWEEDKQGIQRSIDKQKEDQHVEPEPVKRTSAPLSSQSFKKEPSVCKVQSAQNGTFSERPNISCASPTFKKPNGNVRERANQRRNPLQDLNNVQHDAEDAERKHKVEPMWSIDPALALSMYDSEWREDEQKEEQYTHGQLVDSDCTWVSHSLLQNRGEDSQDREDGGLGEKANDSLEQMFDTTAYGEYKSFSSSHVGKSQPCDDDDDEEEEEEEEEEEDDNDDAPGSTPGHRKGHKARPTYAHVVVVRKKDERRKLKGTTCKECEVYYAHLPEEEKQKKLSECSRHRFLYIPPSTPENFWEVGFPSTQTCIERGYIKEEKNPQARSRRRQPFNALFSPKKNQQES; this comes from the exons ATGAGCAGCCCGAGCCTGAGCAGCAGGACACCCAAACCAGACCTCTTTGAGGATTTATGGAGGCAACTCGGAGAGTGCCACCAAAATGCACTTCAAG aactgGAGGAAAAAGTGAACAAGTTGAAAAAGGAGCGCTGTTT agATGCACAGAGACTTGAGGTATTTTACAAGCGCAACCAGCAGCTGAAGGAGCAAAACAAAACCCTGCAGGATGCCGTCAGTCTCTTTGAGGAAAG GCTCCGAGCAGGAGAGTGTGACCGATGTGCCATCTTAGAGGAGAACTTGAAAAACAGCCAAGATCAGAACGAGCGCCTCATCACCAAACTGA AGCATGAAAGAAACGGCCTTGaggatgaaaacagaaaacttcaTGCTGAGCTGCTAAAGTTAAAGATGACCCG CTCAGGACCCCAAAGGGCCTCATCCCCAGAACAGGAAGAGGGCATCATCCCAGACTCACCGATCCTGCCGAGTTCGCTGCCTGTGgcaaacaaactgaagaaacGAAAAAATCTCGACAAAAGCAAGCACGTTCGCTACGCAGAGATACCTCTACCACAGTCTAACAACTCACTCTTCAGTG ACCTGAATAAGGAGCCGGTTGATCCAAAGAATCCTGGAAGAGCAGAAGTGCTTGTACCCAATACATGTGAATTGGACACATCCCAGATTTTAA ACGACATTATGGAAGAGGCGATAGCAGAAACCTGTGGCCTAGAACTTCTTAACAAGCCTTACATG AACACTGAGACAACTGAAGTTCAGCAAAGCAGCTCAACATCTCCCTGGAAGTGTGATGTTCGTTTAAA GCCTTaccgctcctcctcctctgcatccaCACTGATCCACAGTCCAGACTCGACCACAGTGAGGTCCCCGTCTCTGCTCCCTCGTGCCAAACGCTTCCCAGAAGAGGCCTCCATTTGCAAAGCCAAACGGAAGAAGGACAGTGACCCAGAGGTGTGGGAGGAGGACAAACAAGGAATCCAGAGAAGTATAGACAAACAGAAGGAAGACCAGCACGTAGAACCTGAACCAGTCAAAAGAACCTCCGCACCTTTAAGCAGTCAAAGCTTCAAGAAGGAGCCATCTGTCTGCAAG GTTCAGTCAGCACAGAATGGCACTTTCAGCGAAAGGCCAAACATTTCCTGTGCAAGTCCTACTTTCAAGAAGCCAAATGGGAACGTTAGAGAACGAGCGAACCAGAGAAGAAACCCACTGCAGGATCTGAACAACGTACAACATGATGCAGAAGATG CTGAAAGAAAGCACAAAGTGGAGCCCATGTGGAGCATCGACCCCGCGCTCGCCCTGTCCATGTACGACAGTGAGTGGAGAGAAGACGAG CAAAAGGAAGAGCAATACACTCACGGGCAGTTAGTAGATTCAGACTGCACTTGGGTCAGCCACAGCTTACTCCAGAATCGGGGAGAAGACAGCCAGGACAGAGAAGATGGAG GGCTAGGCGAGAAGGCAAATGACAGTTTGGAACAAATGTTTGACACCACAGCCTACGGGGAGTACAAATCTTTCAGCAGTTCACACGTAGGCAAGAGCCAGccatgtgatgatgatgatgatgaggaggaggaggaggaggaagaagaggaggaggacgacaACGATG ATGCTCCAGGGAGCACTCCAGGTCACAGGAAAGGGCACAAAGCACG ACCAACATATGCACATGTGGTGGTAGTTCGCAAGAAAGATGAGAGAAGGAAACTGAAGGGAACTACCTGCAAGGAATGTGAAGTT TATTACGCTCATCTcccagaggaggagaaacagaagaagttGTCGGAATGCTCAAGGCACCGTTTTCTTTATATTCCTCCTTCCACTCCTGAAAACTTCTGGGAAGTTGGTTTTCCGTCAACTCAAACATGCATCGAAAGAG GTTATATCAAGGAAGAGAAGAATCCACAGGCGCGTTCCCGGAGAAGACAACCTTTCAATGCTTTATTCTCCCCAAAGAAAAACCAGCAGGAGAGCTAA